The following are from one region of the Streptomyces brevispora genome:
- a CDS encoding sigma-70 family RNA polymerase sigma factor, with product MPGTQPTDPIGDAFEAHRDRLRAVAYRVLGSHADAEDAVQEAWLRLARQDTDTINNLGGWLTTVVGRISLDVLRSRGVRPELSFDTQLPEFTVTLDDAPAPEELVALGDSVGLALLTVLDSLRPDERLAFVLHDVFAVPHGEIGAILGKSADATKMLTSRARRKVQTARQPAGAGRQQREVVQAFLAAAGEGRFEQLLQVLHPEVKFTVHTPNGTFVTLGATEVATRARVAASAARGHAATVNGRPGIISWSEDGTPLSVLAFTVTDGRITEITAVVDPAELALMDLPNPV from the coding sequence ATGCCAGGCACCCAGCCCACGGATCCGATCGGTGACGCCTTCGAGGCCCACCGTGACCGGCTCCGAGCCGTCGCCTACCGCGTGCTCGGATCACACGCCGACGCGGAGGACGCGGTCCAAGAGGCGTGGTTACGTCTCGCCCGCCAGGACACCGACACCATCAACAACCTCGGCGGCTGGCTGACCACCGTGGTCGGACGCATCAGCCTCGATGTCCTGCGCTCACGCGGGGTCCGGCCGGAGCTCTCCTTCGACACCCAGCTGCCCGAGTTCACCGTGACGCTCGACGACGCTCCTGCTCCGGAAGAGCTCGTGGCACTCGGGGACTCCGTCGGCCTCGCGCTTCTCACGGTCCTCGACTCGCTGCGCCCGGACGAACGACTGGCGTTCGTGCTGCACGACGTGTTCGCCGTGCCCCACGGGGAGATCGGCGCGATTCTCGGCAAGTCCGCCGACGCGACCAAAATGCTCACCAGCCGCGCCCGCAGGAAAGTACAGACCGCCCGGCAACCGGCGGGCGCCGGGCGTCAGCAACGCGAGGTGGTCCAAGCCTTCCTGGCCGCGGCCGGTGAGGGCCGGTTCGAGCAGCTGCTGCAGGTTCTCCACCCCGAAGTGAAGTTCACCGTCCACACCCCGAACGGCACGTTCGTCACACTCGGAGCCACCGAAGTCGCCACCCGCGCACGAGTGGCCGCCAGCGCGGCACGAGGACATGCGGCGACCGTCAACGGCCGCCCCGGCATCATCTCCTGGAGCGAAGACGGCACCCCGCTCTCCGTCCTCGCCTTCACCGTCACCGACGGCCGCATCACCGAGATCACCGCCGTGGTCGACCCGGCCGAACTCGCGTTGATGGACCTGCCGAACCCGGTATGA
- a CDS encoding carboxymuconolactone decarboxylase family protein, with protein sequence MENRLKNKNTKNADVWTAVQHLHKAIAAGGVDPKLLALVHLRVSQINSCSACIYASVTGAKKAGETDERLHNVAAWREAPFYTDAERAALALAEGATRLQDGAQGVTDEIWEEVNAHFTEEQIHAINLEIALTNFFNRINRTVKEPAGQTWG encoded by the coding sequence ATGGAAAACCGGCTCAAGAACAAGAACACGAAAAACGCCGATGTGTGGACCGCGGTCCAGCACCTCCACAAGGCGATTGCCGCCGGGGGCGTCGACCCGAAGCTGCTTGCGCTGGTCCACCTTCGCGTCAGCCAGATCAACAGCTGCTCGGCGTGCATCTACGCCAGTGTCACCGGGGCGAAGAAGGCTGGTGAAACCGACGAGCGGCTGCACAACGTGGCGGCGTGGCGTGAGGCGCCGTTCTACACCGACGCGGAGCGCGCGGCACTGGCGCTGGCCGAGGGAGCCACCCGGCTGCAGGACGGTGCGCAGGGCGTCACCGACGAGATCTGGGAAGAGGTCAACGCTCATTTCACCGAGGAGCAGATCCATGCGATCAACCTGGAGATCGCGCTGACCAACTTCTTCAACCGGATCAACCGCACCGTCAAGGAGCCGGCCGGCCAGACCTGGGGCTGA
- a CDS encoding IS5 family transposase, translating to MDREPYPSDLSDEQWSLIEPVITGWKQDRVARSATGDPGSCDLREVVNAIFYQNRTGCQWRYLPHDLPSWSAVFYYFTLWREDGLDQRIQELLRCQVREKARRLEDPSLVIIDTQSVRAAAGVPRTTTGLDVNKKVSGRKRGLAVDVLGLVIGVVVLPASAHDNAAGTALLDQAAERCGNRLEKALVDQGFKDEVVIHGVLQDIDVEIVRRNPDDKGKGFVPQPKRWIVEQVNGTLLLHRRLTREYDHRPDTSASRVYWASTSNMARRLTTPSPAWRDDLGLAA from the coding sequence ATGGACAGAGAGCCGTACCCGAGTGACTTATCGGACGAGCAGTGGTCGTTGATCGAGCCGGTGATCACGGGCTGGAAGCAGGACCGGGTGGCGCGGTCGGCGACCGGGGATCCGGGATCCTGTGACCTCCGGGAGGTCGTGAACGCGATCTTCTACCAGAACCGGACGGGCTGTCAGTGGCGCTATCTGCCGCACGATCTGCCGTCCTGGTCAGCGGTGTTCTACTACTTCACCCTGTGGCGCGAGGACGGCCTGGACCAGCGGATCCAGGAACTCCTGCGCTGCCAGGTGCGGGAGAAGGCCCGCCGATTAGAGGACCCGTCCCTCGTGATCATCGACACCCAGTCCGTGCGTGCGGCAGCCGGTGTCCCGAGGACCACGACTGGACTTGACGTCAACAAGAAGGTGTCCGGGCGCAAGCGCGGGCTGGCCGTGGACGTTCTGGGCCTGGTCATCGGCGTAGTCGTCCTGCCGGCCTCCGCCCACGACAACGCCGCCGGCACCGCCCTGCTCGACCAGGCCGCCGAACGCTGCGGGAACCGTCTGGAGAAGGCCCTGGTGGACCAGGGCTTCAAGGACGAAGTGGTGATCCACGGCGTGCTGCAGGACATCGACGTCGAGATCGTCCGCCGCAACCCGGACGACAAGGGCAAGGGCTTCGTCCCGCAGCCCAAGCGCTGGATCGTGGAGCAGGTCAACGGGACCCTGCTGCTGCACCGGCGCCTGACCCGCGAGTACGACCACCGCCCCGACACCTCCGCCTCACGCGTCTACTGGGCCTCCACCTCGAACATGGCCCGCCGCCTGACCACACCGAGCCCTGCCTGGCGCGACGACCTCGGGCTCGCCGCGTGA
- a CDS encoding threonine/serine exporter family protein: MSVLVIEAAPVPYPWWLKFLGIVLFALGFAPLMQPTWYEIATTAVLGALAAALAVTADRVLRLHRFLPLTVSTAVSVVTIELFADNPAHGGPVLLMLPALFYFVPGDYLSAATAELAAGLITTGALRLVYSVFLLVQLYVGVLLGVLFTGSSPHALFDVAAHSDLPRWALFLAWIVFTAGTLLAFATPPALLLAAAPARLRHRRRAVGAHEVRRGDGQHLRRRGYADRARAAPSTPADPDPARLLHARRRLARHARPDHFGRRLCRGFQDLLKLVTIVAALAIGLVVGEALTQGHSETQAGRHHDARTGSPHRAGRRGPA, encoded by the coding sequence GTGTCGGTCCTCGTCATCGAGGCGGCGCCGGTGCCGTACCCGTGGTGGCTGAAGTTCCTCGGCATCGTGCTGTTCGCGCTGGGTTTCGCACCGTTGATGCAGCCCACCTGGTACGAGATCGCCACCACGGCCGTGCTGGGCGCGCTCGCCGCGGCTCTCGCGGTCACCGCCGACCGCGTGCTGCGGCTGCACCGGTTCCTTCCGCTCACGGTGTCAACGGCGGTCTCTGTCGTCACGATCGAACTGTTCGCCGACAATCCTGCGCACGGCGGTCCCGTCCTGCTGATGCTCCCTGCGCTGTTCTACTTCGTCCCCGGGGACTACCTGAGCGCGGCGACCGCCGAGCTGGCCGCCGGCCTGATCACCACCGGTGCGCTACGGCTCGTCTACTCCGTCTTCCTACTGGTCCAGCTGTACGTCGGCGTCCTGCTCGGCGTCCTGTTCACCGGCTCCTCCCCCCACGCCCTCTTCGACGTCGCCGCCCACTCCGACCTACCCCGGTGGGCGCTGTTCCTGGCCTGGATCGTCTTCACAGCGGGCACCCTGCTCGCCTTCGCGACCCCCCCTGCGCTTCTTCTGGCCGCTGCTCCTGCTCGTCTACGTCACCGTCGGCGTGCAGTCGGCGCTCACGAAGTTCGCCGGGGAGACGGGCAGCACCTTCGCCGCCGCGGCTACGCTGATCGCGCGCGGGCCGCGCCGTCCACCCCGGCTGATCCTGATCCTGCCCGGCTTCTTCACGCTCGCCGTCGGCTCGCTCGGCATGCGCGGCCTGACCACTTTGGTCGGCGGCTATGTCGAGGGTTCCAGGACCTGCTGAAGCTGGTCACGATCGTCGCCGCCCTCGCCATCGGCCTTGTGGTCGGCGAAGCACTCACGCAGGGGCACAGCGAAACCCAGGCCGGGCGGCACCATGACGCGCGCACTGGCAGCCCTCACCGAGCAGGACGACGCGGCCCCGCAT